From a region of the Dictyostelium discoideum AX4 chromosome 2 chromosome, whole genome shotgun sequence genome:
- the aslK-2 gene encoding hypothetical protein: MYKLSDPFDYLNDNSYSKSNPEAFWDEVAKKNVFWDKMYDKVYSGDEIYPDWFKGGELNTCYNLLDIHIKNPAKRDQDALIYECPFLKKTIKLTYYQLYEKVCEFSRVLLNLNVSKNDNVLIFMANTLEPLIAMLSCARIGATQCTLFDGSSVKSLIDRIETITPKLIITTNYGILNDEIITFTPNLKEAIELSTFKPSNVITLFRNEVLDETKLKKVQTIPTIPNTLSWYDEIKKLKENNQSPFYEYVPVESSHPLYILYTSGTTGNTKAVVRSNGPHMVGIKYYTFRKESDIPQIVFSHTNIGWVSFHGFFYGLLSGGNTLVMYEGGIIKNKHMEDDLWIAIVKHKVTHTFPSPSVFRYLIKTDPEGTIVRSKYDLSNLKEIWCGGEVIEESIPEYIEQKLKIKCLRVFGQSEIGVTSFISVHALNIPYRATGVPSIYIRPSILSEEGEVLNSNEIGLVAFKLPMPPSFTITFYKNDEKFKQLFTRFPGYYDSGDLGYKDQRGFYTIVSRSDDQIKIGFNKIQLNTIDTSILKHPSVLECCSIGILSPDCHTAPIGILVLKENPSIDLNKLQNEINNIITQDIESLAVLKKIIVINQLPKTKVGKIPRQILSNLLNDPNYQLPDDVNDSELFYKIKELYMKN; encoded by the exons atGTATAAACTTAGTGATccttttgattatttaaatgataatagttATTCAAAGTCTAATCCAGAAGCTTTTTGGGATGAGGTTGCTAAAAAGAATGTTTTTTG ggaTAAAATGTATGATAAAGTTTATAGTGGCGATGAAATATATCCAGATTGGTTTAAAGGTGGTGAATTAAATACatgttataatttattagatattcatattaaaaatccTGCTAAAAGAGATCAAGATGCATTAATTTATGAATGtccatttttaaagaaaacaattaaattaacatattatcaattatatgAAAAAGTATGTGAATTTTCAAGagtacttttaaatttaaatgtttcaaaaaatgataatgttttaatatttatggCAAATACATTAGAACCATTGATTGCAATGTTATCATGTGCTCGTATTGGTGCAACTCAATGTACATTATTCGATGGTTCTTCGGTTAAAAGTTTAATAGATAGAATCGAAACAATTacaccaaaattaataattacaacAAATTATGGTATTTTAAATGACGAAATCATTACATTtacaccaaatttaaaagaagcaattgaattatcaacttttaaaCCAAGTAATGTAATAACTTTATTTAGAAATGAAGTTTTGGAtgaaacaaaattaaaaaaagttcaaACTATTCCAACTATTCCAAATACATTAAGTTGgtatgatgaaattaaaaaattaaaagaaaataatcaatcaccATTTTATGAATATGTACCAGTAGAATCAAGTCATCCATTATATATACTTTATACAAGTGGCACAACTGGTAATACCAAAGCTGTTGTAAGAAGTAATGGTCCGCATATGGTTGGTATTAAATACTATACATTCCGTAAAGAATCAGATATACCTCAAATTGTATTTTCACATACAAATATTGGGTGGGTATCATTTCATGGTTTCTTTTATGGTTTATTATCTGGAGGAAACACCTTGGTAATGTATGAAGGTGgtattataaaaaacaaacataTGGAAGATGATTTATGGATAGCTATTGTAAAACATAAAGTAACACATACGTTTCCATCCCCATCTGTATTTAGATACCTTATTAAAACTGATCCTGAAGGAACAATTGTACGTTCTAAGtatgatttatcaaatttaaaagaaatatggTGTGGTGGTGAAGTAATTGAAGAATCAATTCCAGAATATATTGAacaaaagttaaaaataaaatgtttaagAGTATTTGGTCAAAGTGAAATTGGCGTAACTTCATTTATTAGTGTCCATGCTTTAAATATTCCTTATAGAGCCACTGGCGTACCATCAATTTATATTAGACCATCAATACTTTCAGAAGAAGGTGAAGTTTtgaattcaaatgaaattggttTAGTTGCATTTAAACTACCAATGCCTCCCAGTTTTACAAttacattttataaaaatgatgaaaagtTTAAACAACTATTTACAAGATTTCCAGGTTACTACGATTCAGGTGATTTAGGTTATAAAGATCAAAGAGGATTTTATACAATTGTTTCAAGATCAGATGATCAAATTAAGATaggttttaataaaattcaattaaatacaattgacacatcaattttaaaacatccATCAGTTTTAGAATGTTGTTCTATTGGTATTTTAAGTCCAGATTGCCATACTGCACCGATTGGTATATTggtattaaaagaaaatccatcaattgatttaaataaattacaaaatgaaattaataatatcatcaCGCAAGATATTGAATCACTGGCagtcttaaaaaaaataatagttattaACCAATTACCAAAAACAAAAGTTGGTAAAATTCCAAGacaaattttatcaaatttattaaatgatccAAACTATCAATTACCAGACGATGTCAATGACTCTGaactattttataaaatcaaagagttatatatgaaaaattaa